A window from Manis javanica isolate MJ-LG chromosome 10, MJ_LKY, whole genome shotgun sequence encodes these proteins:
- the ELFN2 gene encoding protein phosphatase 1 regulatory subunit 29 has protein sequence MLRLGLCAAALLFMCWPGTVRADCWLIEGDKGYVWLAICSQNQPPYETIPQHINSTVHDLRLNENKLKAVLYSSLNRFGNLTDLNLTKNEISYIEDGAFLGQASLQVLQLGYNKLSNLTEGMLRGMGRLQFLFVQHNLIEVVTPTAFSECPSLISIDLSSNRLSRLDGTTFAGLASLMVCELAGNPFNCECDLFGFLAWLVVFNNVTKNYDRLQCESPREFAGYPLLVPRPYHSLNAITVLQAKCRNGSLPSRPASHPTPYSTDAQREPDENSGFNPDEILSVEPPASSTTDASAGPAIKLHHVTFTSATLVVIIPHPYSKMYVLVQYNNSYFSDVMTLKNKKEIVTLDKLRAHTEYTFCVTSLRNSRRFNHTCLTFTTRDPVPGDLAPSTSTTTHYIMTILGCLFGMVIVLGAVYYCLRKRRLQEEKQKSVKVKKTILEMRYGADVDAGSVVHAAQKLGEPPVLPVSRMSSIPSMIGEKLPTSKGLEAGLDTPKVTTKGNYIEVRTGAGGDGLARPEDDLPDLDNGQGSAAEISTIAKEVDKVNQIINNCIDALKLDSASFLGGGSGGGDPELAFECQSLPAAAAASSAAAPGALERPSFLSPPYKESSHHPLQRQLSADAAVARKTCSISSSGSIKSAKVFSLDVPDHPAATGLAKSDSKYIEKGSPLNSPLDRLPLVPAGSGGGGSGGGGIHHLEVKPAYHCSEHRHSFPALYYEEGADSLSQRVSFLKPLTRSKRDSAYSQLSPRHYYSGYSSSPEYSSESTHKIWERFRPYKKHHREEVYMAAGHALRKKVQFAKDEDLHDILDYWKGVSAQQKL, from the coding sequence ATGCTGCGCCTGGGGCTGTGCGCGGCTGCGCTGCTGTTCATGTGCTGGCCAGGCACCGTGCGCGCTGACTGCTGGCTCATTGAGGGTGACAAGGGATACGTGTGGCTGGCCATCTGCAGCCAGAACCAGCCGCCCTACGAGACCATCCCACAGCACATCAACAGCACCGTGCATGACCTGCGGCTTAATGAGAACAAGCTCAAAGCTGTGCTCTACTCCTCGCTTAACCGCTTTGGGAACCTCACCGACCTCAACCTCACCAAGAACGAGATCTCCTACATCGAGGACGGCGCCTTCCTGGGCCAGGCGAGCCTGCAGGTGCTGCAGCTGGGTTACAACAAACTCAGTAACCTGACTGAGGGCATGCTGCGTGGCATGGGCCGCCTGCAGTTCCTCTTCGTGCAGCACAACCTCATCGAGGTGGTGACGCCCACCGCCTTCTCCGAGTGTCCCAGCCTCATCAGCATCGACCTGTCCTCCAACCGTCTCAGCCGCCTCGACGGCACCACCTTCGCCGGCCTCGCCAGCCTCATGGTGTGTGAGCTGGCCGGCAACCCCTTCAACTGCGAGTGCGACCTCTTCGGCTTCCTGGCCTGGCTCGTGGTCTTCAACAACGTCACCAAGAACTACGATCGCCTGCAGTGTGAGTCACCGCGAGAGTTTGCTGGCTACCCGCTGCTGGTGCCCAGGCCCTACCACAGCCTCAATGCCATCACCGTGCTCCAGGCCAAGTGCCGCAATGGCTCACTGCCCTCCCGCCCTGCAAGCCACCCCACGCCCTATTCCACCGATGCCCAGAGGGAGCCCGACGAGAACTCGGGCTTCAACCCCGACGAGATCCTTTCGGTGGAGCCACCGGCCTCATCCACAACCGATGCATCTGCAGGGCCTGCCATCAAGCTGCACCATGTCACCTTCACCTCGGCCACCCTGGTGGTCATCATCCCACACCCCTACAGCAAAATGTACGTCCTGGTCCAGTACAACAACAGCTACTTCTCTGACGTCATGACGCTCAAGAACAAGAAGGAGATTGTCACACTTGACAAGCTGCGGGCTCACACCGAATACACCTTCTGCGTGACCTCACTGCGCAACAGCCGCCGCTTCAACCACACCTGCCTGACCTTCACCACGCGGGACCCGGTCCCAGGTGACTTGGCGCCCAGCACCTCCACTACCACCCACTACATCATGACCATCCTGGGCTGCCTCTTCGGCATGGTCATCGTGCTGGGAGCTGTCTACTACTGCCTGCGCAAGCGGCGCCTgcaggaagagaagcagaagtcTGTCAAGGTCAAGAAAACCATCCTGGAGATGCGTTATGGGGCGGACGTGGATGCCGGCTCTGTTGTCCATGCTGCCCAGAAGCTGGGCGAGCCCCCTGTGCTGCCCGTGTCCCGCATGTCCTCCATCCCCTCCATGATTGGGGAGAAGCTGCCCACTTCCAaagggctggaggctgggctggACACACCCAAGGTCACCACCAAGGGCAATTACATCGAGGTGCGCACGGGTGCAGGTGGGGATGGCCTTGCCCGGCCTGAGGATGACCTCCCGGACCTGGACAATGGCCAGGGCTCGGCCGCTGAGATCTCCACTATTGCCAAGGAGGTGGACAAGGTCAACCAGATCATTAACAATTGCATCGATGCCCTCAAGCTGGACTCAGCCTCTTTTCTGGGGGGTGGCAGTGGCGGTGGGGACCCTGAGCTGGCCTTCGAGTGCCAGTCCCTCCCTGCAGCTGCCGCCGCCTCCTCGGCCGCTGCCCCTGGGGCTCTGGAGAGACCCAGCTTCCTCTCACCCCCCTACAAGGAGAGCTCCCACCACCCACTACAGCGTCAGCTGAGCGCTGATGCCGCTGTGGCCCGTAAGACCTGCAGCATCTCGTCCAGTGGCTCCATCAAGAGTGCCAAGGTCTTCAGCCTGGACGTGCCCGACCACCCAGCTGCCACAGGGCTGGCCAAGAGTGACTCCAAGTACATCGAGAAGGGAAGCCCTCTGAACAGCCCACTGGACCGGCTCCCGCTGGTGCCGGCGGGCAGTGGTGGGGGGGGCAGTGGGGGCGGTGGCATCCATCACCTGGAGGTGAAGCCCGCCTACCACTGCAGTGAGCATCGGCACAGCTTCCCAGCCCTGTACTACGAGGAGGGCGCCGACAGCCTGAGCCAGCGCGTGTCCTTCCTCAAGCCGCTGACCCGCTCCAAGCGGGACTCCGCCTACTCGCAGCTCTCCCCCAGACACTACTACTCAGGCTACTCGTCCAGCCCTGAGTACTCGTCCGAGAGCACACACAAGATCTGGGAGCGCTTCCGGCCCTACAAGAAGCACCACCGCGAGGAGGTGTATATGGCCGCTGGCCACGCCCTGCGCAAGAAGGTCCAGTTCGCCAAGGACGAGGACCTACACGACATCCTTGATTACTGGAAGGGGGTCTCGGCGCAGCAGAAGCTGTGA